The following are encoded in a window of Algiphilus aromaticivorans DG1253 genomic DNA:
- a CDS encoding ABC transporter ATP-binding protein gives MDEATTGIGNSVIAASNLAKRFIDGKRTLTVFEKVNLAVGEGESLAIVGASGAGKSTLLHLLGGLDRPDEGSVHIDGTDIAQLSDANRSRLRNRALGFVYQFHHLLPEFSALDNVAMPLLLRRESLPVAREAARDVLQRVGLGDRESHKPAELSGGERQRAAVARALVTRPRALLADEPTGNLDRDNAARVFDLLLTLNRELGTALVVVTHDEHLAARMQRIHSLDELPPASCSDDPQAVSAVAD, from the coding sequence ATGGACGAGGCCACAACAGGGATCGGCAATAGCGTTATCGCGGCCAGCAATCTGGCTAAGCGCTTTATCGACGGCAAGCGCACGCTTACCGTCTTCGAGAAGGTGAATCTGGCGGTAGGCGAAGGCGAGTCGCTGGCCATCGTTGGCGCTTCCGGCGCTGGCAAGTCGACCTTGCTGCACCTGCTGGGCGGCCTCGACCGCCCCGACGAGGGCAGCGTGCATATCGATGGCACGGACATCGCGCAGCTCTCCGACGCCAACCGCAGCCGGTTGCGCAATCGCGCGCTGGGCTTCGTCTACCAGTTCCACCATCTGCTGCCCGAGTTCAGCGCGTTGGATAACGTCGCCATGCCCTTGCTGCTGCGGCGCGAATCGCTGCCGGTAGCCCGTGAGGCGGCTCGCGATGTGCTGCAGCGCGTCGGTCTGGGCGACCGCGAGTCACACAAGCCTGCCGAACTCTCCGGCGGCGAGCGCCAGCGTGCTGCCGTGGCGCGCGCGCTGGTTACGCGCCCGCGCGCATTGCTCGCCGACGAGCCCACCGGCAATCTGGACCGCGACAACGCCGCCCGCGTTTTCGATCTGCTGCTGACACTGAACCGCGAGTTAGGCACGGCGCTGGTAGTCGTCACCCACGACGAGCATCTGGCGGCGCGCATGCAGCGCATCCATTCGCTCGATGAGCTTCCCCCCGCGTCATGCAGCGACGACCCGCAGGCAGTCTCGGCAGTGGCGGACTAG
- a CDS encoding lipoprotein-releasing ABC transporter permease subunit → MPSLPVELLIGLRYVRAKRRNHFIGFISVVSMLGIAIGVMALIVVLSVMNGFEQELRSRILGMASHATIAGDNGELHDWQRVADSAREHPEVLAAAPYVDGEAMLRSGRRTSGTLLRGVLPEMEDDVSRIAEYARSGSLDTLQPGAFSIVLGSELARSLGVGIGDSVDLMIPQASVSPAGVMPRFRRFEVADVFEVGMYEFDRGLVLLHLNDAQALMRMPSTVSGVRLKLDDLFMAPRVVREVVGNLPGRYRISDWTREHANFFRAIRTEKIVMFIILSLIVGVAAFNIVSTLVMVVQDKQSDIAILRTIGATPRMILLIFLVQGMLIGAIGTLLGVGGGLALALNIDVVVPFIEAATGQQFLAPDVYYISDLPSDVESGDVTKIAGLAFGLALVSGLYPAWRASRTMPAEALRHE, encoded by the coding sequence TTGCCTTCATTACCCGTCGAGCTGCTCATCGGCCTGCGCTATGTGCGCGCGAAGCGGCGAAATCACTTCATCGGCTTCATCTCGGTGGTCTCGATGCTGGGCATCGCAATCGGCGTGATGGCACTGATCGTGGTGCTTTCGGTGATGAACGGTTTCGAGCAGGAGCTGCGCAGCCGCATTCTCGGCATGGCGTCGCACGCCACCATCGCCGGCGACAACGGCGAGCTGCATGATTGGCAGCGGGTGGCCGACAGCGCGCGCGAGCATCCGGAAGTGCTGGCGGCGGCTCCCTATGTCGACGGCGAGGCCATGCTGCGCTCGGGACGGCGCACCAGCGGCACGCTGCTGCGCGGGGTGCTGCCCGAGATGGAGGACGACGTCTCGCGCATCGCCGAGTACGCGCGCAGTGGGTCGCTGGATACGCTGCAGCCCGGTGCCTTCAGCATCGTGCTCGGCAGCGAGTTGGCGCGCTCGCTCGGGGTGGGTATCGGCGATTCGGTCGATCTGATGATTCCGCAGGCCTCCGTATCGCCGGCTGGCGTCATGCCGCGTTTCCGGCGCTTCGAGGTGGCGGATGTTTTCGAGGTCGGCATGTACGAATTCGACCGCGGTCTGGTGCTGCTGCATCTGAACGACGCGCAGGCGCTGATGCGGATGCCGTCGACGGTATCCGGTGTGCGCTTGAAGCTGGATGATCTCTTCATGGCGCCGCGCGTGGTGCGCGAGGTTGTCGGCAATCTACCGGGGCGGTATCGCATCTCTGATTGGACTCGCGAGCACGCCAACTTCTTTCGCGCCATCCGTACCGAGAAGATCGTGATGTTCATCATCCTTTCGCTGATCGTCGGCGTGGCGGCCTTCAATATCGTCTCGACGCTGGTCATGGTGGTGCAGGACAAGCAGTCGGATATCGCCATCCTGCGCACTATCGGCGCGACGCCGCGCATGATTCTGCTGATTTTCCTCGTGCAGGGCATGCTGATCGGTGCCATCGGCACGCTGCTGGGGGTCGGCGGTGGCTTGGCGCTGGCGCTGAATATCGACGTGGTCGTGCCCTTCATCGAAGCGGCCACCGGCCAGCAGTTCCTTGCCCCGGACGTCTACTACATCAGCGATTTGCCCTCGGATGTGGAGTCCGGCGATGTCACGAAGATCGCCGGCCTAGCCTTCGGCCTGGCGCTCGTCTCCGGCCTTTATCCGGCTTGGCGCGCCTCGCGCACGATGCCGGCCGAAGCCCTGCGGCACGAATAG
- a CDS encoding carbon-nitrogen hydrolase → MTATDTLSIAVVQHACEPDRATNLDRSIAGIREAAKRGAQLVLLPELHCSRYFCQQEDADCFDLAEAIPGPGTEAIGAVAAELGVVVVASLFEKRAPGLYHNTAVVLDADGRLAGRYRKMHIPDDPGYYEKFYFTPGDLGFEPIDTAVGRLGVLVCWDQWYPEAARLMALAGAEILLYPTAIGWNPDDAPEEQQRQREAWRTIQRAHAVANGLPVAVANRCGFEPDPAGQHAGADFWGDSFIAGPQGEILTEAGAKTGVHLAEIERANTERVRRWWPFLRDRRIDAYGDLVKRWRD, encoded by the coding sequence ATGACCGCCACCGACACGCTCAGCATCGCCGTCGTCCAGCACGCCTGCGAGCCCGACCGGGCGACCAATCTCGATCGCTCCATCGCCGGCATCCGCGAGGCGGCGAAGCGCGGCGCGCAGCTCGTATTGCTGCCGGAGCTGCACTGCTCGCGCTACTTTTGCCAGCAGGAGGACGCCGACTGCTTCGATCTGGCCGAAGCGATTCCCGGGCCGGGTACCGAGGCCATCGGCGCCGTGGCCGCCGAGCTGGGCGTGGTCGTCGTCGCCAGCCTCTTCGAGAAGCGCGCGCCGGGGTTGTACCACAACACCGCCGTCGTTCTGGACGCGGATGGCCGGCTGGCCGGCCGTTATCGCAAGATGCACATCCCCGACGACCCGGGCTATTACGAGAAGTTCTACTTCACCCCCGGCGATCTCGGCTTCGAGCCCATCGATACCGCGGTCGGCCGCCTCGGCGTGCTGGTCTGCTGGGATCAGTGGTACCCCGAAGCCGCGCGGCTGATGGCGCTGGCCGGCGCCGAGATCCTGCTCTACCCCACCGCCATCGGCTGGAATCCCGATGACGCGCCGGAAGAACAGCAGCGCCAACGCGAGGCCTGGCGCACCATCCAGCGCGCCCACGCCGTGGCCAACGGCCTGCCGGTAGCGGTCGCCAACCGCTGCGGCTTCGAGCCCGACCCGGCCGGCCAGCACGCCGGCGCCGACTTCTGGGGCGACAGCTTCATCGCCGGCCCGCAGGGCGAGATCCTCACCGAGGCCGGCGCCAAAACGGGCGTGCACCTGGCCGAGATCGAGCGCGCCAACACCGAGCGCGTGCGGCGCTGGTGGCCCTTCCTGCGCGACCGGCGCATTGACGCTTATGGCGATCTGGTCAAGCGCTGGCGGGATTGA
- the dnaQ gene encoding DNA polymerase III subunit epsilon, translating to MSERQIVLDTETTGLEPSEGHRIIEIGCVVMEQRRVVDQLHWYLNPERDIDEGAFAVHGISRAFLADKPRFAERAAELLDFLRGHELLIHNADFDVGFLDHELALAGLSERIGGLCTVTDTWAMAKRKHPGQKNSLDALCKRYMVDNSNRELHGALLDAQLLAEVYLALTGGQESLALHADGDHAHPTLPPAVQALVAEAGSGPLPVIEASEVERADHDARLGEIRDKAGHCLWTEAG from the coding sequence ATGAGTGAGCGGCAGATTGTTCTCGACACCGAGACCACCGGCCTGGAGCCTTCCGAGGGCCATCGCATCATCGAGATCGGCTGCGTCGTCATGGAGCAGCGCCGTGTCGTCGATCAATTGCATTGGTATCTGAACCCCGAGCGCGATATCGACGAGGGTGCTTTTGCCGTGCATGGCATCTCACGCGCCTTCCTCGCCGACAAGCCGCGCTTCGCCGAGCGCGCCGCCGAACTGCTCGATTTCCTGCGTGGTCACGAACTGTTGATCCACAACGCGGACTTCGACGTCGGTTTCCTCGATCACGAGCTGGCGCTGGCCGGCCTGTCTGAGCGCATTGGTGGACTGTGCACGGTCACCGATACCTGGGCGATGGCCAAACGCAAGCATCCCGGGCAGAAGAACAGCCTGGACGCGCTGTGCAAGCGCTACATGGTCGACAACTCCAACCGCGAGCTGCACGGCGCGCTGCTCGACGCGCAGCTGCTCGCCGAGGTCTATCTGGCGCTTACCGGCGGCCAGGAAAGCCTGGCGTTGCACGCCGACGGCGATCACGCCCACCCGACGCTGCCGCCGGCCGTGCAGGCCCTGGTGGCCGAGGCCGGATCGGGGCCGTTGCCGGTCATCGAAGCCAGCGAAGTTGAGCGTGCCGATCACGATGCGCGTCTGGGAGAGATTCGAGACAAGGCCGGGCATTGTCTCTGGACGGAGGCGGGCTGA
- the rnhA gene encoding ribonuclease HI: MKTVEIHTDGACRGNPGPGGWGALLRHGGRVRELSGGEADTTNNRMELMAAISALEALREPCSVTLHTDSTYVRNGITQWMANWRRRGWKTSDGKPVKNRELWQRLDAAAQQHQIDWRWVRGHAGDPGNERADALANQGLEDAQSRKSA, from the coding sequence TTGAAGACGGTAGAGATTCATACTGACGGCGCCTGCCGCGGCAACCCGGGGCCGGGTGGCTGGGGCGCACTGCTGCGCCACGGCGGCCGCGTGCGCGAGCTCAGCGGCGGCGAGGCCGACACCACCAACAACCGCATGGAACTGATGGCCGCCATCAGTGCGTTGGAGGCGCTGCGCGAGCCCTGCAGTGTCACCCTGCATACCGACTCCACCTATGTGCGCAACGGCATCACGCAGTGGATGGCGAACTGGCGTCGCCGCGGCTGGAAAACGTCCGACGGCAAGCCCGTGAAGAACCGCGAGCTTTGGCAGCGACTCGACGCCGCCGCGCAGCAGCATCAGATCGACTGGCGCTGGGTGCGCGGCCACGCCGGCGATCCCGGCAATGAGCGCGCGGATGCGCTGGCCAATCAAGGCCTTGAGGACGCCCAGTCCCGGAAGTCGGCATGA
- a CDS encoding IS3 family transposase (programmed frameshift), with the protein MVEETYEPGTSVSYVARRNGVAPNQLFRWRRLHRDGALTSVGSGEQVVPATELAQAQKQIRELQRLLGKKTLETEILKEAVEVGQKKKVHIALAVAATRRFPVTAVCAAMGVARSHIHDRLHRPPGWRDGRRRRALDDTAVLAEIKVELLRRPTYGYRRIHARLQRWRRESGAPPVNHKRIYRVMKAHDLLFAEPESYRPGPVHDGRIMTEASNQRWCTDGFEFRCDNGDPIRVAFSLDCCDREAMSWAATTRGVDEQMVQDLMLQAVEQRFGLIDQLPTPIEWLSDNGSPFVSRETRRFAQDIGLVTCRTAVRSPQSNGMAEAFVKTFKRDYVDVQPKPDAQSVLQSIGAWFDDYNENHPHKALKWRSPREFRRQQRS; encoded by the exons ATGGTGGAAGAAACCTACGAGCCGGGCACTTCGGTGTCCTACGTTGCGCGGCGCAACGGCGTGGCACCGAACCAGCTGTTCCGCTGGCGGCGGCTGCATCGCGACGGTGCCCTGACATCGGTGGGCAGCGGTGAGCAGGTCGTGCCGGCCACGGAGCTGGCCCAGGCGCAGAAGCAGATCCGGGAGCTGCAGCGGCTTCTGGGCAAGAAGACGCTGGAGACCGAGATCCTGAAAGAGGCCGTCGAGGTCGGCCAGA AGAAAAAAGTACATATCGCGCTCGCCGTTGCTGCCACCCGACGATTCCCGGTGACGGCGGTGTGCGCGGCCATGGGCGTGGCGCGCTCGCATATCCACGATCGGCTCCACCGGCCGCCCGGCTGGCGGGATGGCCGGCGCAGGCGGGCATTGGATGACACAGCGGTGCTGGCCGAGATCAAGGTCGAGCTGCTGCGACGGCCCACCTACGGCTACCGCCGCATTCATGCGCGCCTGCAGCGCTGGCGTCGGGAAAGCGGGGCGCCGCCGGTCAACCACAAGCGCATTTACCGGGTCATGAAAGCCCATGACCTGCTCTTCGCCGAGCCGGAAAGCTATCGGCCGGGCCCCGTCCACGATGGGCGGATCATGACCGAGGCGAGCAACCAGCGCTGGTGCACCGACGGCTTTGAGTTCCGCTGCGATAACGGCGATCCGATCCGCGTGGCCTTCTCGCTGGACTGTTGCGACCGCGAAGCCATGAGCTGGGCGGCGACCACCCGGGGCGTCGACGAGCAGATGGTGCAGGACCTGATGCTCCAGGCCGTAGAACAGCGCTTCGGTTTGATCGATCAGCTGCCGACACCGATCGAATGGCTCTCCGACAACGGATCGCCCTTCGTCTCTCGCGAGACCCGCCGTTTCGCCCAGGACATCGGGTTGGTCACCTGCCGCACAGCCGTGCGCAGCCCACAGAGCAACGGCATGGCCGAAGCCTTCGTCAAAACCTTCAAGCGCGACTACGTGGACGTGCAGCCGAAGCCGGATGCCCAGAGCGTGTTACAAAGCATCGGCGCGTGGTTCGACGACTACAACGAAAATCACCCGCACAAGGCACTCAAATGGCGCTCGCCACGCGAGTTCCGCCGGCAGCAACGAAGTTAG
- a CDS encoding agmatine deiminase family protein, with protein sequence MYLPAEWAPQQAVQLTWPHAGTDFAPHLAAAQKQFLAIAAAIAETTPLIVVAPEDDDDLEAGLDAAGVPADRRRLLRLPCNDIWARDHGPITVIDDGRLIHRDFRFNGWGGKYPATADDALTAALHAAGALPGVVDAVPLVLEGGAIESDGQGTILTTERCLLDDARNPGATRADMGAALRRYLGAERVLWLDPGQLEGDDTDGHIDTLARFCDPTTIAYQASEDSGDPQHAMLQALADELRALRTAEGAPYLLIPLPLPAPMHDADGRRLPAGYANFLISNEQVLVPTYDDPADTEALARLREAFPAHKVHGVDCRTLVTQNGSLHCATMQIPVL encoded by the coding sequence ATGTACCTTCCCGCCGAATGGGCGCCGCAGCAGGCCGTCCAGCTCACCTGGCCGCACGCTGGCACCGATTTCGCTCCGCATCTGGCAGCGGCTCAGAAGCAATTCCTCGCCATCGCCGCCGCCATTGCCGAGACGACACCACTAATCGTCGTCGCGCCCGAAGACGACGATGACCTGGAAGCCGGTCTCGATGCCGCCGGCGTGCCGGCCGACCGCCGGCGACTTCTACGCCTGCCCTGCAACGACATCTGGGCGCGCGACCACGGCCCGATCACCGTCATCGATGACGGCCGACTGATCCACCGCGATTTCCGCTTCAACGGCTGGGGCGGCAAGTATCCGGCCACTGCCGACGATGCCCTAACCGCCGCGTTGCACGCCGCCGGCGCGCTGCCCGGCGTGGTGGATGCCGTGCCGCTGGTGCTGGAGGGCGGCGCCATCGAATCCGATGGACAGGGCACGATTCTCACCACCGAGCGCTGCCTGCTCGACGACGCGCGCAATCCCGGCGCCACACGCGCCGACATGGGGGCCGCGCTGCGGCGCTATCTGGGCGCCGAGCGCGTGCTCTGGCTCGACCCCGGCCAGCTCGAAGGCGACGACACCGACGGTCACATCGACACGCTGGCGCGCTTCTGCGATCCGACAACCATCGCCTATCAGGCCAGCGAAGATTCGGGCGATCCCCAGCACGCCATGCTGCAGGCGCTCGCCGACGAACTGCGCGCGCTGCGAACTGCCGAGGGGGCGCCCTATCTCCTGATTCCGTTACCGCTGCCGGCGCCCATGCACGACGCGGACGGACGCCGCCTGCCAGCCGGTTACGCCAACTTCCTGATCAGCAACGAGCAGGTGCTGGTGCCCACCTACGACGATCCGGCCGACACCGAGGCGCTGGCGCGTTTGCGCGAGGCTTTTCCAGCGCACAAGGTGCACGGCGTCGATTGCCGCACGCTGGTGACGCAGAATGGCAGCCTGCACTGCGCCACCATGCAGATACCGGTCCTCTAG